The genomic window ATCGTGCGCGACCTGTGGCTGGGGAGGGAACCGTTCCTCGACATCGGCCCGCTGTCGGCCACCCGTTTCGAGCGGGCCGGGGCCGCCGCCCGCCCCGAGGCCCACATCAGCTGAACGGCGTCCAGGAGGTCCGTATGGTGCCCCTCGTCCCCCCGTGGGTGCTGCGCGCCGCGTTCGCGCGCCGCCTGTCCGTCATGTACGGCACGGAGGTCCCGGCGTACACGACCCTCGTCGAGGTGGCCGGGCAGGTGAACGACGACGTCCTCCGGGACGCCGGTGAGAGCGCCGAGCGGCTCGGCAGCATCGAGCGCGTCACCGCGGAGCGGCACGGGGCGATCCGGGTCGGTACTCCGGGCGAACTGTGGCAGGCTGCGCAGATCTTCGCCGCGCTGGGCATGGAGCCGGTCGGCTTCTACGATCTGCGGGACGCCGCCGCCAGTGCCGTGCCCGTCGTCTCCACCGCCTTCCGGCCGGTGCTTCCCGAGGAGCTGGACCGCAATCCGTTCCGCGTCTTCACCTCGATGCTGACCCCGGCCGACCGCCGCTTCTTCGACGCCGACCTGGAGAAACGGCTGACGGCGTTCCTGGAGCGCCGCGAGCTGTTCCCACCGGAGCTGCTGGAGCCGGCGGTCCGCGCCGAACGTGAGGCGGGGCTGCCGCAGGGGCAGGCCGAACGGTTCCTGACGCTCGCGGTCGCCGCCTTCGAGCTGTCCCCGGAGCCGGTGGAGCGCGCCTGGTACGCGGAGCTGGAGAAGGTCTCCGCCGTCGCCGCCGACATCGGCGGTGTGACGAGCACCCACATCAACCACCTCACCCCGCGCGTCCTGGACATCGACGAGCTGTACCGGCGCATGGAGGACCGCGGCATCACGATGATCGACCGGATCCAGGGGCCACCGCGCTGGGACGGACCTGATGTGCTGCTGCGGCAGACGTCGTTCCGGGCGCTGGCGGAGCCCCGGACGTTCCGGGAGACGGACGGCGGCGTCACGACCGGTGCGCTGCGGGTGCGCTTCGGGGAGGTCGAGGCGCGCGGCATCGCGCTCAGCCGCGCGGGGCGGGCGCTCTACGACAGGCTCGTCGACGGCCCCGTCGAGGAGTGGACCGCGCGCTTCCCGGGCACCGAGCGCCAACTGGCCGTGGACGGGCTGGGGTTCTTCACCTACGAGGCCGTCACGGGCCGGCCGCGCGACGGGCGGCGGCCGCCGGACGACCTCGCCGGCCTGCTCGCCGGCGGCTGGCTCACTGCCCGCCCCATCGTCTACGAGGACTTCCTGCCGCGCTCGGCGGCCGGGATCTTCCAGTCGAACCTCACCGATCCGGGCGCCCGGGACTCCGCGCAGACGGGCACCCACTACGACCAGCACGGGATGTCCGAGGCGATCGGACGCACGGTCCACGACCCCTTCGAGCTGTATGCCGCCCAGCAGAACGACTCGCTGGCACGGGCCAGGCGGGCCCTGGGAGACATCGAGGAGAGCGACGTATGACCACCACCGCACTGCCCGGAACGGACGCGCTGCGGGCGCGGGCCGAGGACGCCCTGCGCCGCTGCGGCGCACAGCTGCCGGCCGGCGGCACGGGTGTCACCGCCCGTACGCCGCTGACGGGCGGCACGCTCCGTACCCTGCCCGCCGCCACCCCCGAGGGCGCGGCCGCCACGATCGCGGCAGCCGAGGCCGCCTTCGGGGAGTGGCGCACGATCCCCGCACCGCGCCGCGGTGCCCTGGTCAAGCGGCTCGGCGAACTGCTCACCGAGCACAAGGAGGACCTCGCCGAGCTCGTCACCATCGAGGCCGGGAAGATCCGCTCCGAGGCGCTCGGCGAGGTGCAGGAGATGATCGACATCTGCGATTTCGCGGTCGGCCTCTCCCGGCAGCTGTACGGCCGCACGATGGCCTCCGAGCGGCCGGGGCACCGGCTCTCCGAGAGCTGGCACCCGCTGGGTGTGGTCGGGGTGATCTCCGCGTTCAACTTCCCCGTCGCCGTCTGGTCCTGGAACACGGCGATCGCGCTGGTCTGCGGCGACACGGTGGTGTGGAAGCCCTCCGAGCTGACCCCGCTGACCGCCCTGGCCTGCGCCGCGCTGCTCGGCCGCGCGGCCTCGGACACCGGCGCACCGGAAGGCGTGCACGGGCTGCTGCTCGGCGGCCGCGACTGCGGTGAACTGCTCGTCGACGACGAGCGGGTGGCGCTGGTCAGTGCGACCGGGTCCGTGCGGATGGGCAGGGAGGTGGGGCCGCGGGTGGCCGCCCGGTTCGGCCGCTGTCTGCTGGAGCTGGGTGGCAACAACGCGGCGGTCGTCACCCCGTCCGCCGATCTCGCTCTCGCGGTGCGCGGCATCGTCTTCTCGGCGGCCGGCACGGCGGGGCAGCGGTGCACGAGCCTGCGCCGGCTCATCGTCCACGAGGACGTCGCCGACGCCCTCGTGGAGCAGGTCGTCCATGCGTACGGCCGGCTGCCGGTCGGTGATCCCTTCCGGCCAGGGACGCTCATCGGGCCGCTGATCTCGACGGCCGCGTACGATGCGATGACCAAGGCGCTGGTCGCGGCGCAGGCCGACGGCGGCAAGGTGCTGACGGGAGGCGACCGCAGGCTGCGGGACGAGGCGCCGGAAGCGGCGTACGTCGGCCCGGCAGTGGTGCGGATGCCCGCGCAGACGGCGATCGTGCGCGAGGAGACGTTCGCGCCGATCCTGTACGTCCTGACCTACCGCACGCTGGACGAGGCGATCGAGCTGCACAACGGCGTCCCCCAGGGGCTGTCCTCGTCGATCTTCACACGGGACCAGCGCGAGGCTGAGCGTTTCCTGGCCGCCGACGGCTCCGACTGCGGCATCGCCAATGTGAACATCGGCACGTCGGGCGCGGAGATCGGCGGCGCGTTCGGCGGCGAGAAGCAGACCGGCGGCGGGCGAGAGTCCGGGTCGGACGCGTGGCGCGCCTACATGCGCAGGGCGACGAACACGGTGAACCACTCGGACGAGCTGCCGCTCGCGCAGGGCGTGAACTTCCTCTGAGCCAGGGCCCCGCCCCACGGGAAGATCGGCGGCACCCCGAGAGTTGGTAGAAGGGTGAACGATTCTGGGGTGCGGGTGGTGCGGGTGCGGGACGTGGACGTGGTCGTCATCGGCGCCGGGCAGGCGGGCCTGTCCGGCGCCTACCATCTGCGCCGGGTGGGGCTGCGCCCCGACGAGGACTTCGTGGTCCTGGACCACTCCCCCCGGCCGGGCGGCGCCTGGCAGTTCCGCTGGCCGTCGCTGACGTACGGCAAGGTCCACGGCATGCACGCGCTGCCCGGCATGGAGCTGACCGGTGCCGACGAGAGCCGCCCGTCGTCCGAGGTGATCGGCGCGTACTTCTCCCGCTACGAGCGCACCTTCGATCTGCGTGTGCACCGTCCCGTCGATGTACGCGCGGTACGCGAGGGCGAGGACGGCCGGTTGCTGGTGGAGTCGTCGGAGGGTACGTACGCCACGCGCGCCGTCATCAACGCCACCGGCACCTGGGACCGGCCGTTCTGGCCCCGCTACCCCGGGCAGGAGACCTTCCTCGGCCGCCAGTTGCACACTGCGGACTACCCGGGGCCCGAGGCGTTCGCCGGCCGCCGAGTGGTCGTGGTGGGCGGCGGGACCTCGGGGACCCAGCATCTGATGGAGATCGCGGAGGTCGCGGCGGAGACCACCTGGGTGACGCGCCGCCCTCCGGTCTTCCGCGAAGGCCCGTTCGGGGAGGAGCAGGGCCGGGCGGCGGTCTCGCTCGTGGAGGAGCGCGTGCGCAGCGGGCTCCCGCCGCTGAGCGTGGTCTCCGTGACCGGGCTGCCGCTGACCGACGCGATCCGGCGTGCCCGCACCGACGGTGTGCTGGACCGGCTCCCGATGTTCGACCGGATCACGCCGACCGGGGTGGCCTGGGACGACGGCCGGGCGGTCGCCGCGGACGTCATCCTCTGGGCCACGGGCTTCCGTGCCGTGATCGACCATCTCGCCCCGCTGCGGCTCCGGGAGCCGGGGGGCGGCATAGCGCTGGACGGCACGCGCGCGGTGCGCGACCCACGCATCCACCTGGTCGGCTACGGCCCGTCGGCCTCGACGATCGGCGCCAACCGCGCCGGCCGTGCCGCGGTCCACGAGATCCAGCAACTGCTGGACCGGGCCCCGGCGCTCGACCCGGAGCCGGCCGTCGCTGCCGTGCCGCTCTGAGGCCGGGCCCCGGGAGCGGCGCGGACCGACCCGGCGCGTTCGTCGAGAGCGCGCCGCACCGGGCTCAGGGTGCGACCGGGGCCAGCTCGGCGTCCCTGCGGACCAGGGCGGCATAGCGGCCTTCCCGGTCGAGCAGCTCCTCGTGCGTACCGCGCTCGACTATCCGGCCGCTGTCGAGGACGACGATCTGATCGGCGTCCCGCACGGTCGAGAGCCGGTGGGCGATGGTGATGGTCGTGCGGCCGGCCGACAGGGCGTCGATCGCCTGCTGGACCGCGTGCTCCGTCCGGGTGTCCAGTGCGCTGGTCGCCTCGTCCAGAATCAGCACCGGCGGATCGCGCAGGATCGTGCGCGCGATGGCGAGGCGCTGCTTCTCACCGCCCGAGAAGCGGTATCCGCGCTCGCCGACCAGAGTGTCGTACCCGTCGGGCAGGGCCGCAATGTGGTCATGGATCTGTGCGGACCGTGCGGCCGCCCACATTTCCTCGTCCGTGGCGTCCGGCTTGGCGAAGCGCAGGTTGTCGGCGACGGAGGCGTGGAAGAGGTAGGTCTCCTGCGAGACGACGCCCACCGTCCGCGACAGCGTGTCGAAGTCGAGGTCGCGCACGTCCGCCCCGTCGATCGTGACCCGGCCCGCGGTGACGTCGTACAGCCGGGGCACGAGATAGCTGAGCGTGGACTTGCCGGATCCGGTGGGCCCGACAACGGCCAGGCTGGCGCCCGCGGGCACAGTGACATCGATGCCGGCGAGCGTCGTCCCGTTCCTCTCGTCGTAGCTGAAGTCGACGTCCTCGAAGCGGACTTCGCCGCGGATCTTCTCCAGCCGGACCGGCTTCTCCGGCTCGGTGATGTCCACCGGCAGGTCCAGGTACTCGAAGATCCGGTGGAACAGGGCGAGCGAGGTCTGGATCTGCACACCCGTGGAGAGCAGGCTCACGGCCGGGCGGAAGAGGCCCTGCTGGAGGGAGACGAAGGCGACCAGCGTGCCGATCGATATCGCGGGCCCGCCGGACCCCATGGTGAGTCCCGCGGCCCAGTAGAGAAGGGCCGGCATGGCGGCCATCACCATGCCAATGGTGGCCATCCGCCACCGGCCGGCCATGCTGGAGCGGACCTCCAGGTCGACCAGGCGCTCGGACTCGTCGGCGAAGGAGCGGGTGAGCGAGTCGGCGCGGCCCATCGTGCGGCCGAGGAGGATGCCGCTGACCGACAGCGACTCGGTGACCGTGGCGGCCATCGCGGCCATCTGCTTCTGCCGCTGCGTGGTGATCTTCCTGCGCTCACGGCCGACGCGGCGGCTGATCGCCACGAACACCGGCAGCAGGAGGAGCGACACGGCGGTCAGCCGCCAGTCCAGCGCGAGCATCGCGACGATCGTGGCGACGACCGCGGTGACGTTGGAGACGAGGGAGGTCGCGGTCGAGGTGACGGTCGCCTGCATCCCGCCGATGTCGTTGGCGATGCGGGACTGGACCTCGCCGGTGCGGGTCCTGGTGAAGAAGGCGAGCGGCATCCGCTGCAGCCGGGCGTAGACCCCGGTGCGCAGATCGTGCATGACGCGCTGGCCGACGGTGGTCGAGATCAGTGTCTGCAGCACGCCGAAGGCCCCCGATGTCACGGAGGCGAGGATCATGCCGAGGGCGAGCAGCGAGAGCAGGCCCGTCCGGCCCTGGGGAATCGCGGTGTCCAGGATCTCGCGGAGCATGAACGGCGACGCCACCGAGACCAGCGACGAGGCCCCGACGAGCAGCCCGACGATCGCGAGCCGGCCCCGGTACGGCCGGAAGAGCCGGAGGATGCGCCGCACCTGCGCGGGCTGCTCGGGAAGCGGCGGACGCGTGGGGTCGAGCGGGCGGTCCGGAGGCGTCCAGGAAGGACCTTCATCGTGCGGGCGCATGGGCTCCTTCCCAGGGTGTGGAGACACGGACTCGAGGAGCATAGCTCATTGTTACCTATACTCACAATGAACCAGGTCCTGATATGGTTCCCGTATGAACTCGCCCGTCCCCGCCCCCGATCCGGACGGCCTGCTGGCCGAGCAGCTGCTGCGGCTGACCCGCCGGCTCCACCGCATCCAGAAGCGTCATCTGGAGCCCGTCGGCATCACCCCCGCGCAGTCCCGGCTGCTGCGGGTCGTGGCCCACTACGACGGGGCGCCCCGGATGGCCGACCTGGCCGACCGGCTGGAGGTGGTGCCGCGCGCGATCACCACGCTGGTCGACGGGCTGGAGGCGAGCGGCCGGGTCCGCCGGGTGCCGGACCCGGCCAACCGCCGGGTGGTGCGCATCGAGCTGACCGAGACCGGCCGTGTGACGCTGCGGGAGCTGCGCAGCGCGCGCCGGGCGGCCGCGGAGGACATTCTGGCGCCCCTGACCACCGCCCAGCGCGAGGTGCTCGGCGGGCTGCTTTCCGCTCTCGTCGACGGCGTGCCGGGGCCGCGCTGCCGGCCCGCCGCCGAGTCCTCCTAGCCCGCGCGGCCGGCGGTCGGCGGTCGGCGGTCGGCGCCTTCGAAGCCAGGGCCCCCGGAGCCGGCCCCCGCGACCGTCGGCGCCGTCGCCGTCGCCGCCTTCCGAGTTACTCCGCGCAGCTGACCTTCAGATCGGCCCAGTCCGCGTGGTCGTTGCCGTTCCCGTCGTCGGCCGTGGTGGCGACGAGGCTCACGAACTGCGCCCCGCTGATGTCCACTTCGAGGTGGCGGGCCGAGTCCTGCCACGAGACCTTCCCCGTGTCCACGGCCTTCTCACGGTCCGTCCACACCTCGAAGGTGACCGTGCCGCGCTGTGCCGCCACATGGTCCTGGCTGTCGTCGACGCCGACGTCCGCGGTGAGCGTCGTACAGCGGCCCGCCGTGTAGTAGACGGCCTCGCTCCAGGCGTGCGTGCCCAACCCCTTGGCGTAGACGGTGCCGCCGATCGTGAGCGGTGTTCCGTCGCCCTGGGGCTGGTCGCCGTTGGTCATGTCGCGCTCCATCGGGCCCCAGCCGTTGGTGGACTTCACCCAGGGGGTGTCACTGAGCGGGCCGGCACCGCCCGGCACCGCCTCGGCGACGGTCACCCGGGTCGTGGAGGTGTCCGTGACGGCGCGGCCCCCGACCGTGTACCGCGCGGTGGCGGTGAGGTCGTACGAACCCGGCCCGAGCCCCGCCGGCGGAGTGACCGTCCACTCGGTCGCCAGCGGACGCCCTTCCCGTACGACGGAGGCCCGGGCCGGACCCGCCGCCTCGACCGTCCAGCCCTCCGGCGCCTCGACCCGTACCGACGCCTCCTTCAGGGGCACCCGGCCGAGACCGGCGAGTTCCGTGCGCACGGCTCCCGGCCGGCCCGGCTCGACGAGCGAGGCCGCGGCGCCCTCGTACAGCAGCGGTGTGGTGAGCCCGAAGGAACGCGCGGGGGTGGCGGGTGCGGGTGCGCCGGGGCCGGCCGGGGCGACCCGGTAGACGGTGACCCCGTGCGCCGGAACCCCGGCCTTCAGCACGCCGTTGCTGTGCAGCTCCTCGCCGGTGAACAGATCGCTCAGCCGGTAGGCGCCGGCGCGCGGCAGGCCGGCGGCCGCCGCGGTCGTGGAGATCGTCACCGCGTAGTCGTTCTCGTTGTAGAGCGCGACGGCGACCGAGCCGTCGGCGAGCGGCTTGGCCAGGACGTACGCCCCGCCGCTCTCGGAGACCACAGCAGCCTGCCTGCCGAGCCGGTCCTGGTCGACCGCGACCAGGCCCCGGTTGAGGAGGAGTTCCAGCGTCTGCGGTGAGGCGCTGTTCAGGTCCGTGCCGATCATGATGGGCGCGGCCATCATCGCCCAGAGGGCGAAGTGAGTGCGGTACTCGTGGTCGGTCATGCCGCCGTTGCCGACCTGGAGCATGTCGGGGTCGTTCCAGTGGCCCGGGCCCGCGTACGGCGCGAGGGTCAGGTTCTTGCGGATGATGGTCTTGACGCTGTCCCAGTCGTCGGTGATGTCCCCGGTGGTGCGCCACAGCTGACCGCCGACCGATGTCCCCCATTCCCAGGGCCGGTTGGCGCCCCACTCACAGATGCTGTAGACGATCGGGCGGCCGGTGGCGGCGATCGCCTCGCCCATGGCGCGGTAGCGGTCCTGGGCGGGCAGGCCCTGGTTGTTGCAGTTGTCGTACTTGAGGTAGTCGATGCCCCAGTCGGCGAAGGTCTGCGCATCGGTCGTCTCATGGCCGAGGCTGCCGGGGTACCCGGCGCAGGTGCTGGTGCCGGCGTCGCCGTAGATGCCGAGCTTCAGGCCCTTGGCGTGGGCGTAGTCGGCGAGCCACGCCATCCCGTTCGGGAACTTGCCGGGGTCGGCGACCAGCCGGCCGTCGGCGTCGCGCTGCTTCAGGCTCCAGCAGTCGTCGATGGTGACGTACTCGTAGCCCGCGCCCTTCAGCCCCTTGGCGACGAACGCGTCCACCGTGTCGGTGATGAGCTGCTGGTTCACCCCGCAGCCCACGGCGTTCCAGCTGTTCCAGCCCATCGGCGGGGTCCGGGCGAGCGGCGGACGGTCGTCGGCGGGCGCCGTCGACGGGGCGGGCGCGGTCGACGCGCCGGGCGCGGTGGGCGGGGCGGCCGCGCTTCCCGTCCCGGTCGCTCCGGCGAGGAGGGCGGCGGTGCAGAGCACGGCGGTCAGCAGTCGTCTCATGGCGCGGCAGTGAAGCCGATCCGGCCGGGGTACGGCCAGTGGTCGGGCACGGCCGGGGCCAAGAGTCCATGGTCCCGTCCCAAGAGTCCAACAGGCGCTCTTGCGCATCAGAAGCCCCAACAGACAGGGTCCTTCACGGAATTCATGAACCAGGCCACGCACCAGCCACGGAGGTTCGATGAACGACGCGACAGCGCAGCAGCCCCAGGGCGGCGCCGAGGAGGGGAACGAGGGTTCGATGAGCCGTCGTTCCGTCCTGCGGACCACAGCGGGCGTCGCCGGAGCCGGAATTGGGCTCGGCGCGATCGGCGGTGTCGGTGCTGCGGGCATCGCCCGAGCGGCGGAGTCCGGCTCCGCGGCCGCCGGGACCGCCGTCCCCGAGCGCCAGGGCCGCACAATGGCCGGTGTCCCGTTCGAGGGGCGCAGCACCGTGCGGGTCGGGATCATCGGCCTCGGCAACCGCGGTGGCTCCATGATCGACCTCTACCTGGCGCTTCCCGGCGTCCAGGTGGTCGCGGTCTGCGACCCGGTCAAGGCCAAGGCGGAGGCCGCCGCGGCGAAGGTGGTGCAGGCGGGTCAGCCGGCGCCCGCCGTCTACGCGAAGGACGAGGACGACTACGAGAACCTGTGCAAGCGCGGCGACATCGACTTCGTCTACGTCGCCACGCCCTGGGACGTCCACTTCGTGATGGCGAAGACGGCGATGCTGAACGGCAAGCACGTCGGCGTGGAGTGTCCCGTCGCGATGCGGCTCGACGAGCTGTGGGCGCTGGTCGACCTCTCCGAGCGCACTCGGCGGCACTGCATGCAGCTGGAGAACTGCTGCTACGGCCGCAACGAGATGCGGGTCCTGCGGATGGCGCACGCGGGCAAGTTCGGGCAGCTGCTGCACGGGGCGGGTGCGTACAACCACGATCTGCGGGGGCTGATGTTCTCGCCGACGTACTACGAGGGGCCCTGGCGGCGGCTGTGGCACACCCGGCTGCGCGGTGACCTCTATCCCAACCACGGCTTCGGCCCCGTCGCCAACTACATGGACGTCAACCGCGGCGACCGTGTCGTGAGCATCAGCAGCTTCGGCACCCCGGCGCTCGGCCTCGCCGAGTACCGCGCCGCCAACATGCCGCCCGGGGACCCGAGCTGGAAGGAGTCGTACATCGAGAGCGACCGCACCATCAGTATGGTGCGCACGGCCAAGGGGCGGGTGATCCGCCTTGAACACGATGTGTCGACCCCACACCCCTACAGCCGGATCAACAGCCTCGGCGGGACCAAGGGTGTGTTCGAGGACTACCCGACCCGGATCTATCTGGAGCCGGACCATGATGACGACCAGTGGAAGGACTTCGGCGCCTACGCCGACTGGGACCACTGGCTCTGGAAGGAGCACGCCAACCCGCCCGGCGGCCACGGCGGCATGGACTACATCATGGTGTTCCGGCTGATGCAGTGCATGCGGCTGGGTCTCGTGCCCGACTTCGACGTGTACGACGCGGCGACCTGGACGGCGCCGGTCCCGCTGAGCCATCTGTCGGTGAAGGCCAACGGCGCGCCCCTGGAGATACCGGACTTCACGCGCGGCGAGTGGCGCAAGGCCCGCTCCGGCGTGGACTCGGAGAAGCCCGCGGAGTGAGGCCGGGGTGCCCTGCGGGGCCCGGCCGCCCATGCCGGGTCCCGCACCGCGACGCCGTCACCCGGACTGCGCGGGCTGCTCCTGGCCGTCCTTGGTGTCGACCTGCCCGGGGCGGTCCTCCGGTACGTGGACGTCCTCGCCGTTCAGCACCTTCCTCGCGGTCACCCGGTCGAGGACGCCCTCCCACCGCGACACGACGAAGACCGCCACGCAGTTGCCCGGCAGATCGGTCGCGCCCCGCATCGCGTCCATGATCCGGTCGACGCCCAGCAGCAGCGCCACCGCGCCGACCGGGATGACGCCGAGCGCGGACGCGGTCGCGGAGAGGGCGAGGAAGGCGGAGCCGGATCATGGCCGGTTGTCGTCACGGCGCCTGAAAATCGCTTGCTACGAACGACTGCGGAGAGCGAACCTTGCACGTCCGAGGCCCTTTCTTCCGAACGACTGGGACGTCATGCAGATTCGCGATCTTCCGTATCTCGATCCCGGAGTACCGGACACGCGGTCGGGTCTCCGGTACCTCGTCTGGCTCGGGCGCAATCAGCTCGGCGGGCAACTGAAGGCACTCGCGTGGGGCATGCTGCACTTCGTCTCGGTGATGGCCCTCCCGTACGGCGTCGGCTTCGCCGTGCAGGCCGTGGTGGAGCGCTCCGGCACCCGGCTCGCGCTCGCGGGCGGGCTGATCGCCCTCACGACGGTCGGTATCGCTGTCGGCGACACGATGCTGCACCGCACGGCCGTCACCAACTGGATCACCGCGGCCGCCCGGACGCAGCAGCTGCTGGCCCGCAGGACCGCCGAGCTGGGCTCCGCGCTCACCCGGCGGGTCGCGGCCGGCGAGGTCGTCGCCGTCTCGACGGGCGACGTCGAGAAGATCGGCTGGTTCGTGGAGGCGGTCTCGCGCTTCCTCGCCGCGGCACTCACGGTCGTCCTGGTCGTCGTGGGGCTGCTCGTCTACCAGCCGGCGCTCGGCGTCGTGGTCGCGATCGGCGTACCGGTGCTGGCGCTCGGCGTGCTGCCCCTGCTCCCCCGCGCCACACGGCTGGCGGACGCGCAGCGCGAGAAGGCGGGCAAGGCCACCGAGCTGGCCTCCGACACGGTCGCCGGGCTGCGGGTGCTGCGCGGTATCGGCGGCGAGGAGCTGTTCCTGCGGCGCTACCGGCGCGCCTCGCAGGAGGTGCGCCGGGCCGCCGTCCGCAGCGCCCGCATGTGGTCGCTGATCACGGCCGTTCAGGTGCTGCTGCCCGGCCTGCTGCTGATCGCCGTCGTCTGGTACGGCATCGGGCTGGTCGGCGAGGGGCGGATCGAGATCGGTGAACTCGTCACCGTCTACAGCGCGGTGATGCTGCTGAGCTACCCGCTGCGGCACTTCGAGGAGATCGCGATGGCGTACTCGTTCTCGCGGCCCTCCGCGCGGAGGGCGGCGCGGGTGCTGTCGCTGGAGCGCCCGTCGGGCGGCTCCGGGGACGCGTCCGACGGTACGCCGGCGGGCGATCTGTACGACCCGGCGAGCGGGCTGCTCGCCCCGGCCGGGACGCTGACCGCGGTCGTCTGCGGCGATCCTGACGCGGCGGGCCGGCTGGCAGAGCGGCTCGGCGGGCATGCCGCCGAGCCGGAGGGCCTGCCCTCGGTGCTGCTCGGCGGGGTCGCCCTGGACGAGCAGCCCCGCGAGACCGCCCGCGCCGCGGTGCTGGTCCAGGACAAGGACCCGGTGCTGCTCTCCGGCAGCCTGACGGAGCTGCTCGACGTGCCCGCGTCCGGCGAGGTCTCCGCCACCGAGGCCCTGGCCGCCGCCGAGTGCGCGGACGTGCTCGACGCGCTTGCGCAGGCGGCGCTGGACGGCGACCCGATGGGCGCGCCGATCACCGAGCGCGGCCGCTCGCTCTCCGGCGGGCAGCGGCAGCGGCTGGCCCTGGCCAGGTCGCTGGTCGCGGACCCCGAGGTGCTCGTGCTCGACGAGCCGACGTCGGCGGTCGACTCGCACACGGAGGCGCGGATCGCCGAGGGCGTGCGGGCGCTGCGGACGGGGCGTACGACGGTCGTCCTCACGTCGTCTCCGCTGCTGCTCGACCGGGCCGACCGGGTGGTGCTCGTCCACGAGAGCGAGGTCGTGGCCGTCGGCGTGCACCGGGAGCTGCTGCACAAGGAGCCGCGCTACCGGGAGGTGGTGACCCGGGAGACGGAGGCGGAACGGCTCGCCGTGCGGCCGGGTCCGGGCGCCGGGGAAGCGATCGGCACGGACGGGGA from Streptomyces formicae includes these protein-coding regions:
- a CDS encoding MarR family winged helix-turn-helix transcriptional regulator → MNSPVPAPDPDGLLAEQLLRLTRRLHRIQKRHLEPVGITPAQSRLLRVVAHYDGAPRMADLADRLEVVPRAITTLVDGLEASGRVRRVPDPANRRVVRIELTETGRVTLRELRSARRAAAEDILAPLTTAQREVLGGLLSALVDGVPGPRCRPAAESS
- a CDS encoding aldehyde dehydrogenase family protein, with the translated sequence MTTTALPGTDALRARAEDALRRCGAQLPAGGTGVTARTPLTGGTLRTLPAATPEGAAATIAAAEAAFGEWRTIPAPRRGALVKRLGELLTEHKEDLAELVTIEAGKIRSEALGEVQEMIDICDFAVGLSRQLYGRTMASERPGHRLSESWHPLGVVGVISAFNFPVAVWSWNTAIALVCGDTVVWKPSELTPLTALACAALLGRAASDTGAPEGVHGLLLGGRDCGELLVDDERVALVSATGSVRMGREVGPRVAARFGRCLLELGGNNAAVVTPSADLALAVRGIVFSAAGTAGQRCTSLRRLIVHEDVADALVEQVVHAYGRLPVGDPFRPGTLIGPLISTAAYDAMTKALVAAQADGGKVLTGGDRRLRDEAPEAAYVGPAVVRMPAQTAIVREETFAPILYVLTYRTLDEAIELHNGVPQGLSSSIFTRDQREAERFLAADGSDCGIANVNIGTSGAEIGGAFGGEKQTGGGRESGSDAWRAYMRRATNTVNHSDELPLAQGVNFL
- a CDS encoding ABC transporter ATP-binding protein, which translates into the protein MRPHDEGPSWTPPDRPLDPTRPPLPEQPAQVRRILRLFRPYRGRLAIVGLLVGASSLVSVASPFMLREILDTAIPQGRTGLLSLLALGMILASVTSGAFGVLQTLISTTVGQRVMHDLRTGVYARLQRMPLAFFTRTRTGEVQSRIANDIGGMQATVTSTATSLVSNVTAVVATIVAMLALDWRLTAVSLLLLPVFVAISRRVGRERRKITTQRQKQMAAMAATVTESLSVSGILLGRTMGRADSLTRSFADESERLVDLEVRSSMAGRWRMATIGMVMAAMPALLYWAAGLTMGSGGPAISIGTLVAFVSLQQGLFRPAVSLLSTGVQIQTSLALFHRIFEYLDLPVDITEPEKPVRLEKIRGEVRFEDVDFSYDERNGTTLAGIDVTVPAGASLAVVGPTGSGKSTLSYLVPRLYDVTAGRVTIDGADVRDLDFDTLSRTVGVVSQETYLFHASVADNLRFAKPDATDEEMWAAARSAQIHDHIAALPDGYDTLVGERGYRFSGGEKQRLAIARTILRDPPVLILDEATSALDTRTEHAVQQAIDALSAGRTTITIAHRLSTVRDADQIVVLDSGRIVERGTHEELLDREGRYAALVRRDAELAPVAP
- a CDS encoding NAD(P)-binding domain-containing protein, which produces MRDVDVVVIGAGQAGLSGAYHLRRVGLRPDEDFVVLDHSPRPGGAWQFRWPSLTYGKVHGMHALPGMELTGADESRPSSEVIGAYFSRYERTFDLRVHRPVDVRAVREGEDGRLLVESSEGTYATRAVINATGTWDRPFWPRYPGQETFLGRQLHTADYPGPEAFAGRRVVVVGGGTSGTQHLMEIAEVAAETTWVTRRPPVFREGPFGEEQGRAAVSLVEERVRSGLPPLSVVSVTGLPLTDAIRRARTDGVLDRLPMFDRITPTGVAWDDGRAVAADVILWATGFRAVIDHLAPLRLREPGGGIALDGTRAVRDPRIHLVGYGPSASTIGANRAGRAAVHEIQQLLDRAPALDPEPAVAAVPL
- a CDS encoding VOC family protein translates to MVPLVPPWVLRAAFARRLSVMYGTEVPAYTTLVEVAGQVNDDVLRDAGESAERLGSIERVTAERHGAIRVGTPGELWQAAQIFAALGMEPVGFYDLRDAAASAVPVVSTAFRPVLPEELDRNPFRVFTSMLTPADRRFFDADLEKRLTAFLERRELFPPELLEPAVRAEREAGLPQGQAERFLTLAVAAFELSPEPVERAWYAELEKVSAVAADIGGVTSTHINHLTPRVLDIDELYRRMEDRGITMIDRIQGPPRWDGPDVLLRQTSFRALAEPRTFRETDGGVTTGALRVRFGEVEARGIALSRAGRALYDRLVDGPVEEWTARFPGTERQLAVDGLGFFTYEAVTGRPRDGRRPPDDLAGLLAGGWLTARPIVYEDFLPRSAAGIFQSNLTDPGARDSAQTGTHYDQHGMSEAIGRTVHDPFELYAAQQNDSLARARRALGDIEESDV
- a CDS encoding NPCBM/NEW2 domain-containing protein, encoding MRRLLTAVLCTAALLAGATGTGSAAAPPTAPGASTAPAPSTAPADDRPPLARTPPMGWNSWNAVGCGVNQQLITDTVDAFVAKGLKGAGYEYVTIDDCWSLKQRDADGRLVADPGKFPNGMAWLADYAHAKGLKLGIYGDAGTSTCAGYPGSLGHETTDAQTFADWGIDYLKYDNCNNQGLPAQDRYRAMGEAIAATGRPIVYSICEWGANRPWEWGTSVGGQLWRTTGDITDDWDSVKTIIRKNLTLAPYAGPGHWNDPDMLQVGNGGMTDHEYRTHFALWAMMAAPIMIGTDLNSASPQTLELLLNRGLVAVDQDRLGRQAAVVSESGGAYVLAKPLADGSVAVALYNENDYAVTISTTAAAAGLPRAGAYRLSDLFTGEELHSNGVLKAGVPAHGVTVYRVAPAGPGAPAPATPARSFGLTTPLLYEGAAASLVEPGRPGAVRTELAGLGRVPLKEASVRVEAPEGWTVEAAGPARASVVREGRPLATEWTVTPPAGLGPGSYDLTATARYTVGGRAVTDTSTTRVTVAEAVPGGAGPLSDTPWVKSTNGWGPMERDMTNGDQPQGDGTPLTIGGTVYAKGLGTHAWSEAVYYTAGRCTTLTADVGVDDSQDHVAAQRGTVTFEVWTDREKAVDTGKVSWQDSARHLEVDISGAQFVSLVATTADDGNGNDHADWADLKVSCAE